In Capsicum annuum cultivar UCD-10X-F1 chromosome 11, UCD10Xv1.1, whole genome shotgun sequence, one genomic interval encodes:
- the LOC107848214 gene encoding 3-ketoacyl-CoA synthase 3 produces MHAQLDSSFLYVDFQLDFSSTKKPRTPKCATYQKKKYIEKENPPLFSFLHYSLVMDLISILLYGLPLFFPLYLIWKIIDRKRHQYCYVLDYECHKPTDDRKLSTRFSGEVIRRNKHLGLNEYKFLLKAIVSSGIGEQTYAPRMVFHGREACPTYEDGIEEMDEFFHDTIDKILKRNKISPSEIDVLVVNISMLACVPSLSSRLINYYKMREDIKVYNITGMGCSASVISINILQNIFKNEKNKVALMVTSESLSPNWYIGNDRSMILANCLFRSGGCAVLLTNKLAWKDKAMLKLKQLVRVHHGANDEAYDSCVQKEDDQGNIGFHLDKTLPKAATRALVDNLKQIAPLILPVRELLRFAIASFVKKMNWGSTKGEPKPVINFKTGVDHICLHTGGKAVIDGVGASLNLSEYDLEPARMTLHRFGNTSACSLWYVLGYMEAKKRLKRGDKVLMISFGAGFKCNSCLWEVLRDLGDENVWKDCIDTYPPNTLVNPFVEKFGWLHGEDPDTFYVPDDYVIP; encoded by the coding sequence ATGCATGCCCAACTTGACTCCTCCTTTTTATACGTAGACTTCCAATTAGATTTCTCATCAACCAAAAAACCAAGAACACCAAAGTGTGCaacataccaaaaaaaaaaatatatagaaaaagaaaacccTCCATTATTTTCCTTTCTTCACTACTCTCTTGTCATGGATCTCATTTCAATTTTGCTTTATGGTCTTCCTTTGTTTTTCCCACTCTATTTGATATGGAAGATTATAGATCGAAAGAGACACCAATATTGTTACGTTTTGGACTATGAATGTCACAAGCCAACCGATGATCGAAAGCTTAGCACAAGATTTTCAGGAGAGGTAATTAGGCGGAACAAACACCTTGGCCTAAATGAATACAAGTTTCTCTTGAAAGCTATCGTTAGTTCGGGCATCGGAGAACAAACGTATGCACCACGAATGGTGTTTCATGGACGTGAAGCCTGTCCTACGTACGAAGATGGGATTGAGGAGATGGATGAATTTTTCCATGATACTATTGACAAGATCTTGAAGAGGAACAAAATTTCTCCTAGTGAAATCGATGTCCTCGTGGTGAATATATCGATGTTAGCTTGTGTTCCATCATTGTCTTCTCGACTAATCAATTACTACAAGATGAGGGAAGACATCAAGGTGTACAACATCACCGGGATGGGGTGTAGTGCTAGCGTCATTTCGATAAATATCcttcaaaatattttcaagaatgaGAAGAACAAGGTTGCACTTATGGTAACATCCGAGTCCTTGAGTCCAAATTGGTACATTGGGAATGATAGATCTATGATTCTTGCTAATTGTTTGTTTAGGTCAGGGGGTTGTGCAGTTTTGTTGACAAACAAATTGGCTTGGAAAGACAAAGCCATGTTAAAGTTGAAGCAACTAGTTAGGGTACACCATGGTGCCAATGATGAAGCCTATGATAGTTGTGTACAAAAGGAGGATGATCAAGGTAACATAGGGTTCCACCTTGATAAAACACTACCAAAGGCCGCAACACGTGCACTAGTCGATAATTTGAAACAAATTGCACCTTTGATCCTTCCGGTAAGGGAATTACTTCGATTTGCAATCGCGTcatttgtgaaaaaaatgaattGGGGCTCAACAAAAGGAGAACCTAAGCCAGTGATCAATTTCAAAACAGGTGTGGATCATATTTGTTTGCATACTGGCGGAAAAGCAGTAATTGATGGAGTTGGTGCAAGTTTGAACTTGAGTGAGTATGATTTAGAGCCAGCAAGAATGACATTGCATAGATTTGGTAACACTTCAGCATGTAGCCTTTGGTATGTGTTGGGGTACATGGAGGCTAAAAAAAGGCTTAAAAGGGGTGATAAAGTGCTAATGATTAGTTTTGGAGCAGGATTTAAGTGTAATAGTTGTTTATGGGAAGTGTTAAGAGATTTGGGTGATGAAAATGTTTGGAAAGATTGCATTGATACTTATCCACCGAATACTTTGGTGAATCCTTTCGTAGAGAAATTTGGATGGCTACATGGTGAAGATCCAGACACATTTTATGTTCCAGATGACTATGTTATCCCttga